The proteins below are encoded in one region of Streptomyces cyanogenus:
- a CDS encoding L,D-transpeptidase — protein MRHVTGRARRAGAALAAALTWAGLLAGCSADGPGPLGMGGALGEPPPPEDVIRVTPEDGSKAVRPGDRLLVRVPGGRLEKVTVVRSQDAQDAPVPGHISEDGLTWRPDDDRLALAAKYTVDVVALDSQGRRAARHTTFTTYVPDRRFIAYVTPENRATVGTGMIVSLSFSQEITDRAAVERAVRVSARPPVEIRPHWFGKGRLDFRPEHYWKPGTEVTVDLALRDVEGARGFYGLQDKTLSFTVGRSQVSLVDAAKHTMEVRRDGQLLATVPVTAGAPKHPTYNGKMVVMDMLEVTRMNSQTVGLGAEYDIADVPHAMRLTESGTFLHGNYWATDAPGRVNVSHGCVGLVDVKGGSSDTPAGWFFDRSRVGDVVEVVNSQDKTVAPDNGLGGWNMGWKEWKAGSAEK, from the coding sequence GTGAGGCACGTAACAGGACGCGCACGGCGCGCGGGGGCCGCGCTGGCCGCCGCACTGACATGGGCGGGGCTGCTCGCGGGCTGCTCCGCGGACGGCCCGGGCCCGCTGGGCATGGGCGGGGCACTGGGCGAACCGCCGCCCCCCGAGGACGTCATCCGGGTGACCCCGGAGGACGGCAGCAAGGCCGTACGCCCCGGCGACCGGCTGCTGGTACGGGTGCCCGGCGGGCGCCTGGAGAAGGTCACCGTGGTCAGGTCGCAGGACGCGCAGGACGCGCCGGTCCCGGGGCACATCAGCGAGGACGGGCTGACCTGGCGGCCGGACGACGACCGGCTGGCGCTGGCCGCCAAGTACACCGTCGACGTGGTCGCGCTGGACTCCCAGGGCCGCCGCGCGGCCCGGCACACCACCTTCACCACCTACGTCCCCGACCGGCGGTTCATCGCCTACGTCACCCCGGAGAACCGCGCCACCGTCGGCACCGGCATGATCGTTTCGCTCTCCTTCAGCCAGGAGATCACCGATCGAGCCGCCGTCGAACGCGCCGTCCGGGTCAGCGCACGGCCCCCGGTCGAGATCCGCCCGCACTGGTTCGGCAAGGGCCGCCTGGACTTCCGCCCGGAGCACTACTGGAAACCGGGCACCGAGGTCACCGTCGACCTGGCCCTGCGGGACGTCGAGGGCGCCCGTGGGTTCTACGGCCTGCAGGACAAGACCCTGTCCTTCACCGTCGGCCGCAGCCAGGTCTCCCTGGTCGACGCGGCCAAGCACACCATGGAGGTACGCCGAGACGGACAGCTCCTGGCCACCGTCCCCGTCACCGCGGGCGCCCCCAAGCACCCGACCTACAACGGGAAGATGGTGGTGATGGACATGCTGGAGGTCACCCGCATGAACAGCCAGACGGTCGGCCTGGGCGCCGAGTACGACATCGCCGACGTCCCGCACGCCATGCGGCTCACCGAATCCGGCACCTTCCTGCACGGCAACTACTGGGCCACGGACGCCCCCGGCCGGGTCAACGTCAGCCACGGCTGCGTGGGCCTCGTGGACGTCAAGGGCGGCAGCTCGGACACCCCGGCCGGCTGGTTCTTCGACCGCAGCCGGGTCGGGGACGTCGTCGAAGTCGTGAACAGCCAGGACAAAACAGTCGCACCCGACAACGGCCTCGGCGGATGGAACATGGGCTGGAAGGAGTGGAAAGCGGGCAGCGCGGAGAAGTAA